A single genomic interval of Homo sapiens chromosome 15, GRCh38.p14 Primary Assembly harbors:
- the TGM5 gene encoding protein-glutamine gamma-glutamyltransferase 5 isoform X1, producing MARKDLPPAYGGWQVLDATPQEMSNGVYCCGPASVRAIKEGEVDLNYDTPFVFSMVNADCMSWLVQGGKEQKLHQDTSSVGNFISTKSIQSDERDDITENYKYEEGSLQERQVFLKALQKLKARSFHGSQRGAELQPSRPTSLSQDSPRSLHTPSLRPSDVVQVSLKFKLLDPPNMGQDICFVLLALNMSSQFKDLKVNLSAQSLLHDGSPLSPFWQDTAFITLSPKEAKTYPCKISYSQYSQYLSTDKLIRISALGEEKSSPEKILVNKIITLSYPSITINVLGAAVVNQPLSIQVIFSNPLSEQVEDCVLTVEGSGLFKKQQKVFLGVLKPQHQASIILETVPFKSGQRQIQANMRSNKFKDIKGYRNVYVDFAL from the exons ATGGCCCGGAAGGATCTGCCCCCTGCATATGGAGGCTGGCAGGTGCTGGACGCCACACCTCAGGAGATGAGCAACG GCGTCTACTGCTGTGGCCCTGCCTCTGTCAGAGCCATCAAAGAAGGAGAAGTGGACCTGAACTATGACACGCCCTTTGTGTTTTCGATGGTGAATGCTGACTGCATGTCCTGGCTCGtccagggagggaaggagcagaAGCTTCACCAGGACACGAGTTCTGTTGGCAATTTTATCAGCACAAAGAGCATCCAGAGTGACGAGCGGGATGACATCACAGAGAACTACAAGTATGAAGAAG GATCCCTCCAGGAGAGGCAGGTGTTTCTGAAGGCTCTGCAGAAGCTGAAGGCTAGAAGCTTCCATGGCTCCCAAAGAGGAGCAGAGTTGCAACCTTCCAGGCCCACATCACTGAGCCAGGACAGCCCTCGGAGCCTGCATACACCTTCCCTTCGACCCAGTGATGTGGTGCAAGTCTCCCTGAAATTCAAGCTGCTCGACCCGCCCAACATGGGCCAGGATATATGCTTTGTCCTGCTGGCCCTCAACATGTCCTCCCAGTTCAAGGACCTCAAAGTGAACCTGAGTGCCCAGTCTCTGCTGCACGATGGCAGCCCCCTGTCCCCATTCTGGCAGGACACAGCGTTCATCACACTCTCTCCTAAAGAAG CAAAGACCTACCCCTGCAAAATCTCCTATTCCCAGTACAGCCAGTACCTGTCAACAGACAAGCTGATCCGCATCAGTGCCCTGGGTGAAGAGAAAAGCAGTCCTGAGAAAATCCTGGTGAACAAGATCATCACCTTATCTTATCCAAGCATCACGATTAAT GTTCTAGGAGCAGCCGTTGTGAACCAGCCACTCTCCATACAGGTGATATTTTCAAACCCCCTCTCGGAGCAGGTTGAGGACTGTGTGCTGACTGTGGAAGGAAGTGGCCTCTTCAAGAAACAGCAGAAAGTCTT CCTTGGAGTCCTCAAACCCCAACACCAAGCAAGCATCATTCTGGAGACCGTCCCCTTCAAGAGTGGACAAAGGCAGATCCAAGCTAATATGAGAAGCAACAAGTTTAAGGACATTAAGGGTTACAGGAATGTTTATGTAGACTTTGCATTATAA
- the TGM5 gene encoding protein-glutamine gamma-glutamyltransferase 5 isoform 1 (isoform 1 is encoded by transcript variant 1), translated as MAQGLEVALTDLQSSRNNVRHHTEEITVDHLLVRRGQAFNLTLYFRNRSFQPGLDNIIFVVETGPLPDLALGTRAVFSLARHHSPSPWIAWLETNGATSTEVSLCAPPTAAVGRYLLKIHIDSFQGSVTAYQLGEFILLFNPWCPEDAVYLDSEPQRQEYVMNDYGFIYQGSKNWIRPCPWNYGQFEDKIIDICLKLLDKSLHFQTDPATDCALRGSPVYVSRVVCAMINSNDDNGVLNGNWSENYTDGANPAEWTGSVAILKQWNATGCQPVRYGQCWVFAAVMCTVMRCLGIPTRVITNFDSGHDTDGNLIIDEYYDNTGRILGNKKKDTIWNFHVWNECWMARKDLPPAYGGWQVLDATPQEMSNGVYCCGPASVRAIKEGEVDLNYDTPFVFSMVNADCMSWLVQGGKEQKLHQDTSSVGNFISTKSIQSDERDDITENYKYEEGSLQERQVFLKALQKLKARSFHGSQRGAELQPSRPTSLSQDSPRSLHTPSLRPSDVVQVSLKFKLLDPPNMGQDICFVLLALNMSSQFKDLKVNLSAQSLLHDGSPLSPFWQDTAFITLSPKEAKTYPCKISYSQYSQYLSTDKLIRISALGEEKSSPEKILVNKIITLSYPSITINVLGAAVVNQPLSIQVIFSNPLSEQVEDCVLTVEGSGLFKKQQKVFLGVLKPQHQASIILETVPFKSGQRQIQANMRSNKFKDIKGYRNVYVDFAL; from the exons ATGGCCCAAG GGCTAGAAGTGGCCCTCACAGACCTCCAGAGCTCCAGAAATAATGTGCGGCACCACACGGAGGAGATCACTGTGGACCACCTGCTTGTTCGCCGGGGCCAGGCCTTCAACCTCACCCTGTACTTCAGGAACCGGAGCTTCCAGCCAGGCCTGGACAACATCATCTTCGTGGTTGAAACTG GACCGCTGCCAGACCTGGCCTTGGGGACTCGGGCTGTGTTCAGCCTGGCACGCCAtcacagccccagcccctggaTTGCCTGGCTGGAGACCAATGGGGCCACCTCCACAGAGGTGAGCTTGTGCGCTCCTCCCACGGCGGCCGTGGGTCGGTACCTCTTGAAAATCCACATCGACTCCTTCCAGGGGTCTGTGACGGCCTACCAGCTAGGGGAGTTCATCCTGCTTTTCAATCCCTGGTGCCCAG AGGATGCTGTCTACTTGGAcagtgaaccccagaggcaggaGTATGTCATGAATGATTATGGCTTCATCTACCAAGGCAGCAAGAACTGGATCCGCCCATGTCCCTGGAACTATGGACAG TTTGAAGACAAAATCATAGACATCTGCCTGAAGCTGCTAGACAAGAGCCTGCACTTCCAGACTGACCCAGCCACAGACTGTGCTCTGCGGGGAAGCCCCGTCTACGTCAGCAGAGTGGTGTGTGCCATG ATCAACAGCAATGATGATAATGGGGTGCTCAATGGAAACTGGAGTGAGAATTACACAGACGGCGCCAACCCTGCGGAGTGGACGGGCAGCGTGGCCATCCTGAAGCAGTGGAACGCCACAGGCTGCCAGCCCGTGCGCTACGGGCAATGCTGGGTCTTTGCTGCCGTCATGTGCACAG TGATGAGGTGTCTGGGGATCCCTACCCGTGTGATCACCAACTTCGACTCTGGCCACGATACAGATGGAAACCTGATCATAGATGAGTATTATGACAACACAGGCAGGATTTTGGGGAATAAGAAGAAGGATACTATCTG GAACTTCCATGTCTGGAATGAGTGCTGGATGGCCCGGAAGGATCTGCCCCCTGCATATGGAGGCTGGCAGGTGCTGGACGCCACACCTCAGGAGATGAGCAACG GCGTCTACTGCTGTGGCCCTGCCTCTGTCAGAGCCATCAAAGAAGGAGAAGTGGACCTGAACTATGACACGCCCTTTGTGTTTTCGATGGTGAATGCTGACTGCATGTCCTGGCTCGtccagggagggaaggagcagaAGCTTCACCAGGACACGAGTTCTGTTGGCAATTTTATCAGCACAAAGAGCATCCAGAGTGACGAGCGGGATGACATCACAGAGAACTACAAGTATGAAGAAG GATCCCTCCAGGAGAGGCAGGTGTTTCTGAAGGCTCTGCAGAAGCTGAAGGCTAGAAGCTTCCATGGCTCCCAAAGAGGAGCAGAGTTGCAACCTTCCAGGCCCACATCACTGAGCCAGGACAGCCCTCGGAGCCTGCATACACCTTCCCTTCGACCCAGTGATGTGGTGCAAGTCTCCCTGAAATTCAAGCTGCTCGACCCGCCCAACATGGGCCAGGATATATGCTTTGTCCTGCTGGCCCTCAACATGTCCTCCCAGTTCAAGGACCTCAAAGTGAACCTGAGTGCCCAGTCTCTGCTGCACGATGGCAGCCCCCTGTCCCCATTCTGGCAGGACACAGCGTTCATCACACTCTCTCCTAAAGAAG CAAAGACCTACCCCTGCAAAATCTCCTATTCCCAGTACAGCCAGTACCTGTCAACAGACAAGCTGATCCGCATCAGTGCCCTGGGTGAAGAGAAAAGCAGTCCTGAGAAAATCCTGGTGAACAAGATCATCACCTTATCTTATCCAAGCATCACGATTAAT GTTCTAGGAGCAGCCGTTGTGAACCAGCCACTCTCCATACAGGTGATATTTTCAAACCCCCTCTCGGAGCAGGTTGAGGACTGTGTGCTGACTGTGGAAGGAAGTGGCCTCTTCAAGAAACAGCAGAAAGTCTT CCTTGGAGTCCTCAAACCCCAACACCAAGCAAGCATCATTCTGGAGACCGTCCCCTTCAAGAGTGGACAAAGGCAGATCCAAGCTAATATGAGAAGCAACAAGTTTAAGGACATTAAGGGTTACAGGAATGTTTATGTAGACTTTGCATTATAA
- the TGM5 gene encoding protein-glutamine gamma-glutamyltransferase 5 isoform 2 (isoform 2 is encoded by transcript variant 2): protein MAQGLEVALTDLQSSRNNVRHHTEEITVDHLLVRRGQAFNLTLYFRNRSFQPGLDNIIFVVETEDAVYLDSEPQRQEYVMNDYGFIYQGSKNWIRPCPWNYGQFEDKIIDICLKLLDKSLHFQTDPATDCALRGSPVYVSRVVCAMINSNDDNGVLNGNWSENYTDGANPAEWTGSVAILKQWNATGCQPVRYGQCWVFAAVMCTVMRCLGIPTRVITNFDSGHDTDGNLIIDEYYDNTGRILGNKKKDTIWNFHVWNECWMARKDLPPAYGGWQVLDATPQEMSNGVYCCGPASVRAIKEGEVDLNYDTPFVFSMVNADCMSWLVQGGKEQKLHQDTSSVGNFISTKSIQSDERDDITENYKYEEGSLQERQVFLKALQKLKARSFHGSQRGAELQPSRPTSLSQDSPRSLHTPSLRPSDVVQVSLKFKLLDPPNMGQDICFVLLALNMSSQFKDLKVNLSAQSLLHDGSPLSPFWQDTAFITLSPKEAKTYPCKISYSQYSQYLSTDKLIRISALGEEKSSPEKILVNKIITLSYPSITINVLGAAVVNQPLSIQVIFSNPLSEQVEDCVLTVEGSGLFKKQQKVFLGVLKPQHQASIILETVPFKSGQRQIQANMRSNKFKDIKGYRNVYVDFAL from the exons ATGGCCCAAG GGCTAGAAGTGGCCCTCACAGACCTCCAGAGCTCCAGAAATAATGTGCGGCACCACACGGAGGAGATCACTGTGGACCACCTGCTTGTTCGCCGGGGCCAGGCCTTCAACCTCACCCTGTACTTCAGGAACCGGAGCTTCCAGCCAGGCCTGGACAACATCATCTTCGTGGTTGAAACTG AGGATGCTGTCTACTTGGAcagtgaaccccagaggcaggaGTATGTCATGAATGATTATGGCTTCATCTACCAAGGCAGCAAGAACTGGATCCGCCCATGTCCCTGGAACTATGGACAG TTTGAAGACAAAATCATAGACATCTGCCTGAAGCTGCTAGACAAGAGCCTGCACTTCCAGACTGACCCAGCCACAGACTGTGCTCTGCGGGGAAGCCCCGTCTACGTCAGCAGAGTGGTGTGTGCCATG ATCAACAGCAATGATGATAATGGGGTGCTCAATGGAAACTGGAGTGAGAATTACACAGACGGCGCCAACCCTGCGGAGTGGACGGGCAGCGTGGCCATCCTGAAGCAGTGGAACGCCACAGGCTGCCAGCCCGTGCGCTACGGGCAATGCTGGGTCTTTGCTGCCGTCATGTGCACAG TGATGAGGTGTCTGGGGATCCCTACCCGTGTGATCACCAACTTCGACTCTGGCCACGATACAGATGGAAACCTGATCATAGATGAGTATTATGACAACACAGGCAGGATTTTGGGGAATAAGAAGAAGGATACTATCTG GAACTTCCATGTCTGGAATGAGTGCTGGATGGCCCGGAAGGATCTGCCCCCTGCATATGGAGGCTGGCAGGTGCTGGACGCCACACCTCAGGAGATGAGCAACG GCGTCTACTGCTGTGGCCCTGCCTCTGTCAGAGCCATCAAAGAAGGAGAAGTGGACCTGAACTATGACACGCCCTTTGTGTTTTCGATGGTGAATGCTGACTGCATGTCCTGGCTCGtccagggagggaaggagcagaAGCTTCACCAGGACACGAGTTCTGTTGGCAATTTTATCAGCACAAAGAGCATCCAGAGTGACGAGCGGGATGACATCACAGAGAACTACAAGTATGAAGAAG GATCCCTCCAGGAGAGGCAGGTGTTTCTGAAGGCTCTGCAGAAGCTGAAGGCTAGAAGCTTCCATGGCTCCCAAAGAGGAGCAGAGTTGCAACCTTCCAGGCCCACATCACTGAGCCAGGACAGCCCTCGGAGCCTGCATACACCTTCCCTTCGACCCAGTGATGTGGTGCAAGTCTCCCTGAAATTCAAGCTGCTCGACCCGCCCAACATGGGCCAGGATATATGCTTTGTCCTGCTGGCCCTCAACATGTCCTCCCAGTTCAAGGACCTCAAAGTGAACCTGAGTGCCCAGTCTCTGCTGCACGATGGCAGCCCCCTGTCCCCATTCTGGCAGGACACAGCGTTCATCACACTCTCTCCTAAAGAAG CAAAGACCTACCCCTGCAAAATCTCCTATTCCCAGTACAGCCAGTACCTGTCAACAGACAAGCTGATCCGCATCAGTGCCCTGGGTGAAGAGAAAAGCAGTCCTGAGAAAATCCTGGTGAACAAGATCATCACCTTATCTTATCCAAGCATCACGATTAAT GTTCTAGGAGCAGCCGTTGTGAACCAGCCACTCTCCATACAGGTGATATTTTCAAACCCCCTCTCGGAGCAGGTTGAGGACTGTGTGCTGACTGTGGAAGGAAGTGGCCTCTTCAAGAAACAGCAGAAAGTCTT CCTTGGAGTCCTCAAACCCCAACACCAAGCAAGCATCATTCTGGAGACCGTCCCCTTCAAGAGTGGACAAAGGCAGATCCAAGCTAATATGAGAAGCAACAAGTTTAAGGACATTAAGGGTTACAGGAATGTTTATGTAGACTTTGCATTATAA